Proteins found in one Terribacillus sp. DMT04 genomic segment:
- a CDS encoding PTS fructose transporter subunit IIABC yields the protein MRITELLTKDTIILQLQSQTKADVIEELVSKLDDAGKLNDKTGFKEAILAREAQSTTGIGEGIAIPHGKSAAVTTPAIAFGRSKEGLDYEALDGQPSYLFFMIAASEGANQTHLETLSRLSSFLMDSTFRSNIENATTEEEIMTIIDAKEKEELGEEEEQENEAVELAQDAPGTPGKVLAITACPTGIAHTFMAADKLKQTAAEMNVPIKVQTNGAGGIKNRLTDADIKEASAIIVAADVNVDLSPFEGKHVLQVPVGRALKIPRELIEKAVAQDAPVHHNNGRSSEAAAEGGQKQEQRSGFYKHIMNGVSNMLPFVVGGGILIALGILFGELFPGSAFAEMLSEIGSSQAFFLIVPVLSGFIASSIADKPGFAPGAIGGLIAVTYGHGDATSSGFLGGLIAGFLAGYVTLGIKKALSGLPAVLEGLKTILFFPVLSIFFTGMIMLLINPSLTQVYVGLSNFLENLGGANLVLVGIVLGAMMAIDMGGPINKAAYTFGIAMLDAGNLEFMAAVMAGGMVPPIGLAIATSIFRNKFTKQERETGKTAYVLGAFFISEGVIPFAAADPLRVIPATAIGAAVAGGLSAFFEIGLNAPHGGIIAASLVDGNPLLYFLSIIIGAFVTAIIVGLLKKDLRKV from the coding sequence ATGCGCATTACCGAACTATTAACAAAAGACACCATTATTTTGCAGCTGCAGTCTCAAACAAAAGCAGATGTTATTGAAGAGCTTGTTTCTAAGCTTGACGATGCAGGCAAATTGAATGATAAAACAGGATTTAAAGAGGCGATTCTTGCTCGGGAAGCACAATCCACAACTGGTATCGGCGAAGGAATCGCCATCCCGCACGGTAAATCGGCAGCAGTTACAACACCTGCCATCGCATTTGGCCGGTCGAAAGAAGGATTGGATTACGAAGCACTCGATGGACAGCCGTCTTACCTATTCTTCATGATCGCAGCTTCTGAAGGAGCAAATCAGACGCACTTAGAGACATTATCCCGCCTGTCTTCCTTCTTAATGGACAGCACGTTCCGCTCTAATATTGAAAACGCGACAACAGAAGAAGAAATTATGACGATTATTGATGCCAAGGAGAAAGAAGAGCTTGGTGAAGAAGAAGAACAAGAAAACGAAGCAGTAGAATTGGCACAAGATGCGCCAGGCACACCAGGAAAAGTGCTCGCTATTACAGCTTGTCCTACTGGCATTGCCCACACATTTATGGCTGCTGATAAACTGAAACAAACAGCTGCCGAAATGAATGTTCCGATTAAAGTACAAACAAACGGAGCAGGCGGTATTAAAAACCGTTTAACAGATGCAGATATCAAAGAAGCATCTGCTATCATTGTCGCAGCTGATGTGAATGTTGATCTTAGTCCATTTGAGGGTAAACATGTTTTGCAGGTTCCTGTAGGCCGCGCCTTAAAAATACCTCGGGAACTCATTGAAAAAGCAGTCGCACAAGATGCTCCAGTTCATCACAATAACGGACGCAGCTCAGAAGCTGCCGCAGAAGGCGGACAAAAGCAAGAACAGCGTTCCGGATTCTATAAGCACATTATGAATGGTGTTTCCAACATGCTGCCATTCGTTGTCGGCGGCGGTATCCTGATTGCACTTGGTATTTTATTCGGTGAATTGTTCCCTGGCAGCGCCTTCGCCGAAATGCTGAGTGAAATTGGTAGCAGCCAAGCGTTCTTCCTGATTGTTCCTGTCCTATCTGGTTTTATCGCAAGCAGTATTGCCGATAAACCTGGTTTCGCACCTGGTGCTATTGGTGGTTTGATTGCTGTTACGTACGGACATGGCGACGCAACAAGTTCTGGTTTCCTTGGCGGTTTAATTGCCGGTTTTCTAGCTGGTTATGTAACACTTGGCATTAAGAAAGCTCTTTCTGGTCTTCCAGCAGTGCTGGAAGGTTTGAAAACAATTCTTTTCTTCCCTGTATTGAGTATCTTCTTTACAGGAATGATCATGCTGTTGATCAACCCGTCTCTAACGCAAGTATATGTTGGACTTTCTAATTTCTTAGAAAATCTTGGCGGTGCTAACTTAGTACTTGTAGGTATTGTGCTTGGTGCGATGATGGCGATTGATATGGGCGGACCAATTAACAAAGCTGCCTACACTTTCGGTATCGCGATGTTGGATGCCGGCAACCTGGAATTCATGGCAGCAGTTATGGCCGGTGGTATGGTTCCGCCAATCGGTTTGGCTATTGCAACTAGTATCTTCCGCAACAAATTTACAAAGCAAGAACGTGAAACTGGTAAGACAGCTTATGTTCTTGGGGCTTTCTTCATCTCAGAGGGCGTTATCCCATTCGCTGCAGCAGATCCATTACGTGTTATTCCTGCAACTGCAATTGGCGCAGCTGTAGCTGGCGGACTGTCTGCATTCTTTGAAATCGGCTTGAACGCACCACATGGCGGTATCATCGCTGCGAGTTTGGTTGATGGAAACCCGCTGCTTTACTTCCTTTCCATCATAATCGGTGCGTTTGTTACGGCGATTATTGTAGGACTGTTGAAAAAAGACCTAAGAAAAGTATAA
- a CDS encoding phosphocarrier protein HPr, with product MAEKTMTITDETGVHARPATILVNKAGGFKSDIQLAYNGKSVNLKSIMGVMSLGIPQGAEITITAEGDDADEAVNTIAETIKSEGLGE from the coding sequence ATGGCAGAAAAAACAATGACTATTACAGATGAGACTGGCGTACACGCTCGTCCAGCAACAATCTTGGTAAATAAAGCAGGCGGCTTCAAATCTGATATCCAGCTTGCATACAATGGTAAAAGCGTTAACCTTAAATCGATTATGGGTGTTATGAGCCTTGGAATTCCACAAGGTGCTGAAATCACAATCACTGCTGAAGGTGACGATGCTGATGAAGCAGTAAACACAATTGCGGAAACAATTAAAAGCGAAGGCTTAGGAGAATAA
- the ptsP gene encoding phosphoenolpyruvate--protein phosphotransferase has product MSMINGIAASNGIAIAKAYHLAVPDLSFEKTTVANVEEEISRLDAALNISKQELEKIRENARVSLGDEHAEIFSAHLLVLADPELVNPIKDNIRNNKLNAEAALDETATMFIDMFRSMDNEYMKERAADIQDVTKRVMAHLLQVSFPDPALIDEEVIIIAEDLTPSDTAQLNKQFVKGFTTDIGGRTSHSAIMARSLEIPAVVGTKSITSSAAKDSMIIVDGIEGTVIIDPTEDELASYKAKQEAFEQQKQEWAKLKDEPTITTDNVHVELVANIGTPEDVTGVLNNGGEGVGLYRTEFLYMGKSELPSEDEQFESYKAVLEQMGDKPVVVRTLDIGGDKELSYLQLPKELNPFLGFRAIRLCLERDDIFRVQLRALLRASVYGNLKIMFPMIATLEEFRQAKAILLEEKDKLTADGVSVSESIEIGIMVEIPSTAVAAKQFAKEVDFFSVGTNDLIQYTMAADRMNERVSYLYQPYHPAILNLVHNVIEAAHAEGKWAGMCGEMAGDEIAIPLLLGLGLDEFSMSATSILPARTQITKLSKADMQELSQEALTLSTADDVEQLVRQRTGQ; this is encoded by the coding sequence ATGAGCATGATAAACGGAATCGCAGCTTCAAATGGTATTGCAATCGCAAAAGCGTACCATTTGGCTGTACCAGACCTCTCCTTCGAGAAAACGACAGTTGCGAATGTTGAAGAAGAGATCAGCCGTTTGGATGCTGCCTTAAACATCAGCAAGCAAGAGCTAGAGAAAATCCGTGAGAATGCTCGCGTGTCACTCGGCGATGAGCATGCCGAGATTTTCTCGGCTCATTTGCTTGTTTTGGCAGATCCAGAACTGGTTAATCCGATTAAAGATAACATTCGTAATAATAAACTAAACGCAGAAGCTGCTCTTGACGAGACAGCGACAATGTTCATCGACATGTTCCGCAGCATGGATAATGAATATATGAAAGAACGCGCAGCTGACATTCAAGATGTTACGAAGCGCGTAATGGCACATCTACTTCAGGTGTCCTTCCCTGATCCAGCACTTATAGATGAAGAAGTTATTATTATTGCAGAGGACCTTACCCCTTCTGATACAGCACAGTTAAACAAGCAATTTGTGAAAGGGTTTACAACCGATATTGGCGGCCGTACTTCTCACTCCGCTATTATGGCTCGGTCTCTTGAGATTCCAGCTGTAGTCGGTACCAAATCAATCACAAGCTCTGCTGCGAAAGATAGTATGATTATCGTTGACGGTATAGAAGGTACTGTTATCATTGATCCTACTGAAGACGAGCTTGCTTCATACAAAGCAAAACAAGAGGCATTCGAACAGCAAAAGCAAGAATGGGCGAAGCTGAAAGATGAGCCCACTATCACAACGGACAACGTCCACGTGGAGCTTGTAGCAAATATCGGTACACCAGAAGACGTTACTGGCGTCTTGAACAATGGCGGCGAAGGTGTTGGCCTTTACCGTACCGAATTCCTTTATATGGGCAAGAGCGAGCTTCCTAGCGAAGACGAGCAGTTCGAGTCTTATAAAGCAGTTCTTGAACAAATGGGCGACAAACCTGTTGTCGTTCGTACATTGGATATCGGCGGCGACAAAGAGCTAAGCTACTTGCAGCTTCCGAAAGAACTGAACCCGTTCCTAGGCTTCCGCGCAATCCGCCTATGCCTGGAGCGTGATGATATCTTCCGCGTGCAGCTTCGTGCTCTCTTGCGTGCAAGCGTATACGGTAATCTGAAAATTATGTTCCCGATGATTGCTACTTTGGAGGAATTCCGCCAAGCAAAAGCAATTCTCCTTGAGGAAAAAGACAAGCTTACAGCTGATGGTGTATCTGTTTCCGAATCAATTGAGATCGGCATCATGGTTGAGATCCCTTCTACTGCAGTTGCTGCAAAACAATTCGCAAAAGAAGTTGATTTCTTCAGCGTTGGTACAAACGATTTAATTCAATACACAATGGCAGCAGACCGCATGAACGAGCGCGTAAGCTACCTTTATCAGCCGTACCACCCAGCAATCCTTAACCTTGTGCACAACGTTATTGAAGCGGCACATGCAGAAGGCAAATGGGCAGGCATGTGCGGCGAAATGGCTGGTGATGAAATTGCGATTCCGCTTCTTCTCGGCCTAGGCCTTGACGAATTCAGTATGAGCGCAACAAGCATTCTTCCAGCAAGAACACAAATCACAAAGCTATCTAAAGCAGACATGCAGGAGCTAAGCCAAGAAGCATTGACGCTTAGCACAGCTGATGATGTAGAACAGCTTGTCCGTCAAAGAACAGGACAGTAA
- the bla gene encoding class A beta-lactamase, translated as MKTLSYIANVIFIVCILAGCSSSSKFDDETIPANQAPAVNTDAFSHLEETYDARLDVFAIDTGSGKTIAYRENERFGFASTHKALSVGVLLLQNSVEDLNKEISITHDDLVNYNPITEKNVNTQMTLKELSEASISYSDNAAANLIFAEIGGPEGFEQELRDVGDQVTNSTRIEPELNNVDPNQIQDTSTPKAMTESLRAFTLEDHLSSEKQQLLIQWLKGNTTGDTLIRAGVPADWEVGDKSGAGSYGIRNNIAILWPPDREPIVLSIMSSRDTADAKYDDSLISTATEEVITLLSEND; from the coding sequence GTGAAAACTTTAAGCTACATAGCGAATGTGATTTTCATCGTTTGTATTCTGGCCGGCTGTTCCAGCAGCTCTAAATTTGATGATGAAACGATTCCAGCTAATCAAGCTCCAGCCGTAAATACGGACGCATTTAGCCACTTGGAAGAAACCTATGATGCACGCCTTGATGTTTTTGCAATTGATACGGGCTCTGGGAAAACAATAGCTTACCGAGAAAATGAACGGTTTGGTTTTGCTTCTACTCATAAAGCTTTATCAGTAGGAGTTTTATTGCTGCAAAATTCTGTTGAAGATCTTAATAAAGAAATCTCCATTACACACGATGACCTTGTCAACTACAATCCGATTACTGAAAAAAACGTAAATACGCAAATGACACTAAAAGAGTTAAGTGAAGCATCTATTAGTTATAGCGATAATGCAGCTGCAAATTTAATATTTGCTGAAATAGGCGGTCCCGAAGGATTTGAACAAGAATTACGAGATGTCGGCGACCAAGTAACAAACTCTACGAGGATAGAGCCAGAATTAAATAATGTAGACCCTAATCAGATTCAAGATACCAGCACACCAAAAGCTATGACAGAAAGCCTGCGAGCTTTTACGTTAGAAGATCACCTATCGTCTGAAAAACAACAACTTCTAATTCAGTGGTTAAAAGGCAATACAACTGGTGACACACTGATTCGAGCTGGCGTACCCGCAGATTGGGAAGTCGGTGACAAATCCGGTGCTGGATCCTATGGTATTAGAAACAATATTGCCATTTTATGGCCACCTGACAGAGAACCAATTGTATTATCTATTATGTCCAGTCGCGATACAGCAGACGCAAAATACGATGATAGTTTGATTTCCACAGCTACTGAAGAAGTTATCACACTCCTTTCTGAAAATGATTAA
- a CDS encoding YesK family protein, producing MEQFWLMAFILTLIIIGISLLFKNKTAIMFLVPCIFMLLGVVILIVSFIVGRWTGMSLAIISIAVFIASALSLIVLGVIGKIRNQ from the coding sequence ATGGAACAATTTTGGCTTATGGCCTTTATTCTTACACTAATTATTATTGGCATTTCCCTGTTATTTAAAAACAAGACTGCAATCATGTTTTTGGTACCATGCATCTTTATGTTGTTAGGCGTTGTTATTCTGATCGTAAGCTTTATCGTCGGTCGATGGACAGGTATGAGCTTAGCTATCATAAGCATTGCTGTCTTTATCGCTTCTGCATTATCGTTAATCGTACTAGGAGTTATAGGTAAGATACGAAACCAGTGA
- a CDS encoding 3-ketoacyl-ACP reductase, with amino-acid sequence MAQSLEGKKVIITGGGRGIGRAVATALAAEGAHVGLIGRTEENVKTVADSLQEVKTAYAAADVSSLEDVTAAITKVKEELGGVDILINNAGIAKFGGFMDLDPAEWKQMIDVNLMGVYNATRVVLPDLIEQKSGDIINISSTAGQKGAPATSAYSASKFGVLGLTESLAMEVRKHNIRVTALTPSTVATDMAVENKLTDGNPEKVMQPEDIAEFIVAQLKLNSRTFIKSAGLWSTNP; translated from the coding sequence ATGGCACAATCGCTAGAAGGTAAAAAAGTAATCATAACAGGCGGAGGCCGCGGTATCGGGCGCGCGGTTGCAACTGCTTTAGCTGCTGAAGGTGCACATGTAGGCTTGATCGGCCGTACAGAAGAAAACGTAAAAACAGTAGCAGATTCTCTTCAAGAAGTGAAGACAGCATACGCTGCAGCAGACGTTTCTAGTCTGGAAGACGTGACAGCGGCAATTACAAAGGTGAAAGAAGAACTTGGCGGCGTTGATATTTTAATCAATAATGCTGGTATCGCTAAGTTCGGCGGCTTTATGGATTTAGATCCTGCTGAGTGGAAACAAATGATTGATGTTAACTTGATGGGAGTTTATAATGCTACACGCGTTGTGCTGCCAGACTTGATCGAGCAAAAATCAGGCGACATTATTAATATCTCTTCTACAGCAGGACAAAAAGGAGCGCCTGCTACAAGCGCTTATAGTGCATCGAAGTTTGGCGTACTTGGCTTGACAGAATCATTGGCTATGGAAGTTCGCAAGCATAACATCCGTGTTACGGCGCTTACTCCAAGCACTGTAGCAACTGATATGGCAGTTGAAAACAAGCTGACAGACGGCAATCCGGAAAAAGTCATGCAGCCAGAAGATATCGCAGAATTTATCGTAGCACAGCTGAAATTAAACAGCCGTACATTCATTAAATCTGCAGGTCTTTGGTCTACGAATCCGTAA